One stretch of Streptomyces sp. R21 DNA includes these proteins:
- a CDS encoding flotillin family protein: protein MDAITLGLGVLVAVVLLIMITTLLMISTLFRKVEQGRALIISKTKKVDVTFTGAVVLPVLHKAEYMDISVKTIEIRRTGREGLICRDNIRADIHISFFVRVNKTVEDVIKVAQAIGTQTASDAEAIQDFFAAKFSEALKTVGKQLDFVDLYTKREEFRDRIIQVIGTDLNGYHLDDAAIDFLEQTPMSQLDAANILDAQGIRKITELTTVEHVRTNEFQRTEEKEITRQNVDARETILELERRQAEAEIKQRREVETLRAREEATTAKVQEEERLGAQSAFLRTEEQLGVQRENQAREIAVAQKNRERVIAVENERIEKDRVLEVIARERETSLSGIAKDKEVEAERREVADVIRERIAVDRTVAEQEEAIKKLRVVEEAERGRQAVIIAAEAEAQEKLVKDIKAAEAAEAAAKHRAAEQLTLAEARLRSADLDARAKLRLAEGVQAETAAAGLADVQVRDKEADVIEKAGRAEAEATGARMRAEAEGTEARLRAEAEGARAKALAEATAIGEKLKAEAEGLTQKAAAMAALDDASRGHEEYRLRIQAEKEIRLAGLDVQRQVAEAQATVLATGLENADIDIVGGDSVFFDRLVNSVALGKGVDAFVDNSATARALAGPWLDGSSSFPDDLGRILGSVSTADVQNLTVSALLMKLMKSGGGTNAGQLRQLMDRAGELGLSDLPLAALNGSAKA from the coding sequence ATGGATGCCATCACCCTGGGTCTCGGCGTGCTCGTCGCCGTGGTCCTGCTCATCATGATCACGACGCTGCTGATGATCAGCACGCTGTTCCGCAAGGTGGAGCAGGGCCGGGCGCTGATCATCTCCAAGACGAAGAAGGTCGACGTCACCTTCACCGGCGCGGTCGTCCTGCCGGTGCTCCACAAGGCCGAGTACATGGACATCTCGGTGAAGACCATCGAGATCCGCCGTACCGGCCGCGAGGGCCTGATCTGCCGGGACAACATCCGGGCCGACATCCACATCAGCTTCTTCGTCCGCGTCAACAAGACCGTCGAGGACGTCATCAAGGTCGCCCAGGCCATCGGCACGCAGACCGCGAGCGACGCGGAGGCGATCCAGGACTTCTTCGCGGCGAAGTTCTCCGAGGCGCTCAAGACCGTCGGCAAGCAGCTCGACTTCGTCGACCTCTACACCAAGCGCGAGGAGTTCCGGGACCGGATCATCCAGGTCATCGGCACAGATCTGAACGGCTACCACCTCGACGACGCGGCGATCGACTTCCTGGAGCAGACGCCGATGTCCCAGCTGGACGCGGCGAACATCCTTGACGCCCAGGGCATCCGGAAGATCACCGAACTGACCACGGTCGAGCACGTGCGCACCAACGAGTTCCAGCGCACCGAGGAGAAGGAGATCACCCGGCAGAACGTCGACGCCCGGGAGACCATCCTCGAACTGGAGCGCCGCCAGGCCGAGGCCGAGATCAAGCAGCGGCGCGAGGTCGAGACCCTGCGGGCCCGCGAGGAGGCGACCACCGCGAAGGTCCAGGAGGAGGAACGCCTGGGCGCGCAGTCCGCGTTCCTGCGCACCGAGGAGCAGCTCGGCGTCCAGCGCGAGAACCAGGCACGGGAGATCGCCGTCGCGCAGAAGAACCGCGAGCGGGTCATCGCCGTCGAGAACGAGCGCATCGAGAAGGACCGCGTCCTTGAGGTCATCGCCCGGGAGCGGGAGACCTCGCTGTCCGGGATCGCCAAGGACAAGGAGGTCGAGGCCGAGCGCCGCGAGGTCGCGGACGTCATCCGGGAGCGCATCGCCGTCGACCGCACGGTCGCCGAGCAGGAGGAGGCCATCAAGAAGCTGCGTGTGGTCGAGGAGGCCGAGCGCGGACGCCAGGCGGTCATCATCGCGGCGGAGGCCGAGGCGCAGGAGAAGCTGGTCAAGGACATCAAGGCGGCCGAGGCCGCGGAAGCCGCCGCCAAGCACCGTGCGGCCGAGCAACTCACCCTCGCCGAGGCCCGGTTGAGGTCCGCCGACCTCGACGCCCGCGCCAAGCTGCGGCTCGCCGAGGGTGTCCAGGCGGAGACCGCCGCGGCCGGCCTCGCCGACGTCCAGGTGCGCGACAAGGAAGCCGACGTCATCGAGAAGGCGGGCCGCGCCGAGGCCGAGGCCACCGGCGCCCGGATGCGCGCCGAGGCGGAGGGCACCGAGGCGCGGCTGCGTGCGGAGGCCGAGGGCGCGCGGGCCAAGGCGCTCGCCGAGGCCACCGCGATCGGCGAGAAGCTCAAGGCGGAGGCGGAGGGCCTCACCCAGAAGGCGGCCGCGATGGCAGCCCTCGACGACGCCTCCCGAGGCCACGAGGAGTACCGGCTGCGCATCCAGGCGGAGAAGGAGATCCGGCTGGCCGGGCTCGATGTCCAGAGGCAGGTCGCCGAGGCGCAGGCCACGGTCCTCGCGACCGGACTGGAGAACGCCGACATCGACATCGTCGGCGGCGACTCGGTCTTCTTCGACCGGCTGGTCAACTCGGTCGCGCTCGGCAAGGGCGTCGACGCCTTCGTGGACAACTCCGCCACCGCGCGGGCGCTGGCCGGACCCTGGCTGGACGGCTCGTCGAGCTTTCCGGACGACCTCGGCCGCATCCTGGGCTCGGTCTCCACGGCCGACGTGCAGAACCTGACCGTCTCCGCACTGCTGATGAAACTCATGAAGTCGGGCGGCGGCACGAACGCCGGTCAGCTGCGCCAGCTCATGGACAGGGCCGGTGAGCTGGGTCTCTCCGACCTGCCGCTCGCCGCGCTGAACGGCAGCGCCAAGGCCTGA
- a CDS encoding sugar phosphate isomerase/epimerase family protein, whose translation MNDQTGFSSMNGYRNNHFADDHGTEGTTGLARRGTTPLRLGYGTNGFTNHRLEDVLRVLADLGYDGVALTLDHGHLDPYADDLPRRVTHLARLLDTLGLSATVETGAPYLLDPWRQHVPNLMSDSGAERRTDLLRRAVRIAADLGSPTVHVCSGPGPDGLPEEDAWKRLTAGCEAVLETAEAYGITLGFEPEPYMFLDTVDRCLELRERLGGHDLFGITLDIGHAHCVEDAPVLDCLRRAAPYLVNVQIEDMRRGIHQHLEFGAGEIDFPPLLAELTALGHRGLVSVEIQGGSLQAPQIARRSLDFLRASLPTAA comes from the coding sequence GTGAACGACCAGACGGGGTTCTCCTCCATGAACGGCTACCGGAACAACCACTTCGCCGACGATCACGGCACCGAAGGGACGACCGGCCTCGCCCGCCGCGGCACCACCCCGCTCCGGCTCGGGTACGGCACCAACGGATTCACCAACCACCGTCTGGAGGACGTGCTTCGCGTCCTGGCCGACCTCGGCTACGACGGCGTCGCACTCACCCTCGACCACGGCCACCTCGACCCGTACGCCGACGACCTGCCGCGCCGGGTGACACACCTCGCCCGTCTGCTCGACACCCTCGGCCTGTCCGCGACCGTCGAGACGGGCGCTCCCTACCTCCTCGACCCCTGGCGCCAGCACGTCCCCAACCTGATGTCGGACTCCGGTGCGGAGCGCCGAACGGACCTGCTGCGCCGCGCGGTTCGGATCGCCGCCGACCTCGGCTCACCGACCGTCCATGTGTGCAGCGGTCCCGGCCCCGACGGACTGCCGGAGGAGGACGCCTGGAAACGGCTGACGGCCGGTTGCGAGGCCGTCCTGGAGACAGCGGAGGCGTACGGCATCACACTGGGCTTCGAGCCGGAACCGTACATGTTCCTCGACACCGTCGACCGCTGCCTGGAGCTGCGTGAACGGCTCGGCGGACACGACCTGTTCGGCATCACCCTCGACATCGGCCACGCGCACTGCGTGGAGGACGCCCCGGTGCTCGACTGCCTGCGGCGGGCCGCGCCATACCTGGTGAACGTGCAGATCGAGGACATGCGGCGCGGCATTCACCAGCACCTCGAATTCGGTGCGGGAGAGATCGACTTCCCGCCTCTCCTCGCAGAGCTCACCGCGCTCGGCCACCGCGGTCTGGTCTCCGTCGAGATCCAGGGCGGCTCGCTGCAGGCACCGCAGATCGCCCGTCGCTCCCTGGATTTTCTACGCGCATCACTGCCCACGGCTGCCTGA
- a CDS encoding transferase, translating into MRRGADEGAMGVRPGTEEAAMVAQRNGEGPVTGGQPGTEGAAASVPRDAQPRVGCSVDADGRITFGLEVPSATRPQLLLRLRPKKGQPEKTVHLLDLEPAGDDRRRAVLEPTPVLAEGRWDVYLIGEPGAERQRLRPGLRDLRALVDGNLRDRPSPVAVRIPYVTKDGHLALRSWLRPAHAEADGIVGSTRSATTTVRARLHGASLSEGAAVRLRLRGGGGVVRTLRAQAEADGRTFSFTVDYAELVTGGGSGNRVWDVFVQPDAEAPLVRVGRLLDDVADRKEIFVYPAATVGDAVVRPYYTVDNDLAVEVRTAG; encoded by the coding sequence GTGCGACGCGGCGCGGACGAGGGGGCGATGGGCGTGCGGCCCGGCACTGAAGAGGCGGCGATGGTGGCGCAGCGCAACGGGGAGGGGCCGGTGACGGGCGGGCAGCCGGGAACGGAAGGGGCGGCGGCGAGCGTGCCGCGCGACGCGCAGCCGCGGGTCGGCTGCTCGGTCGATGCCGACGGACGGATCACCTTTGGTCTTGAGGTGCCCTCCGCCACCCGGCCGCAGCTCCTGCTGCGGCTGCGCCCCAAGAAGGGACAGCCCGAGAAGACCGTTCACCTCCTCGACCTGGAACCCGCAGGCGACGATCGCCGACGTGCGGTCCTGGAGCCGACGCCCGTTCTCGCGGAGGGCCGCTGGGACGTGTACCTGATCGGCGAGCCGGGAGCGGAGCGGCAGCGGCTGCGCCCCGGGCTGCGGGATCTGCGCGCTCTGGTCGACGGGAACCTCCGCGACCGGCCGTCGCCGGTGGCCGTCCGGATCCCGTACGTCACCAAGGACGGCCATCTGGCCCTGCGGTCCTGGTTGCGTCCCGCGCACGCGGAAGCCGACGGCATCGTTGGCAGCACCCGGTCGGCGACGACGACGGTCAGGGCCCGGCTGCACGGCGCCTCGCTCTCCGAAGGAGCTGCCGTACGGCTGCGGTTGCGGGGCGGTGGCGGCGTCGTACGGACCCTCCGGGCGCAGGCGGAGGCCGACGGACGGACCTTCTCCTTCACCGTCGACTACGCGGAGCTGGTCACCGGCGGCGGCAGCGGCAACCGTGTCTGGGACGTCTTCGTGCAGCCCGACGCGGAGGCCCCGCTGGTCCGGGTCGGCCGGCTCCTGGACGACGTGGCGGACCGCAAGGAGATCTTCGTGTACCCGGCGGCCACGGTCGGCGATGCCGTCGTACGCCCGTACTACACCGTCGACAACGACCTTGCCGTGGAGGTGAGGACGGCCGGCTGA
- a CDS encoding SCO3242 family prenyltransferase: MAPHKSHRRDNRRWRHRLADLAELVRAPAALSVPGDVLAGAVASGRPLGPRTLGTMTSSVCLYWAGMALNDYADATLDAVERPGRPIPSGRVPRRTAFAAASALTAAGIGLAAVAGGRRGLGTALPLAGLVWAYDLGLKNTPAGPAAMAGTRFLDVLAGARATAPALPAALVVGLHTYTVTFLSRHETTGAPASVPALSLAGSALAGLGAAATARDGDRAARVAAVVGAGGYFAAYGSAQARAVREPSAANVQRAVGAGILGLMPLQASLTAAAGAPRAAAALAAAHPLARRLARRVSPT, encoded by the coding sequence ATGGCCCCCCACAAAAGCCACCGCCGCGACAACCGCCGGTGGCGACACCGCCTTGCGGACCTGGCCGAACTGGTCCGCGCACCCGCAGCTCTCAGCGTTCCCGGCGATGTCCTCGCCGGTGCCGTCGCGAGCGGTCGTCCGCTCGGCCCGCGCACGCTGGGCACGATGACTTCCTCCGTCTGCCTCTACTGGGCCGGCATGGCACTCAACGACTACGCCGACGCGACCCTGGACGCCGTGGAGCGCCCGGGCCGCCCGATCCCCTCCGGACGTGTCCCGCGGCGTACTGCGTTCGCCGCCGCCTCCGCCCTGACCGCGGCGGGAATCGGACTCGCCGCCGTCGCGGGAGGCCGACGCGGTCTCGGTACGGCACTGCCGCTGGCCGGTCTCGTCTGGGCATACGACCTGGGGCTGAAGAACACCCCCGCCGGGCCCGCCGCGATGGCCGGCACGCGCTTCCTCGACGTACTGGCCGGGGCCCGGGCGACTGCTCCCGCCCTTCCCGCCGCCCTCGTGGTCGGTCTGCACACCTATACGGTCACATTCCTGAGCCGCCACGAGACGACCGGTGCCCCGGCATCCGTACCCGCCCTGTCCCTCGCCGGAAGCGCGCTGGCGGGGCTGGGCGCGGCCGCCACGGCCCGTGACGGCGACCGCGCGGCTCGCGTCGCAGCAGTGGTCGGCGCAGGCGGCTACTTCGCGGCGTACGGGTCCGCACAGGCCCGGGCCGTACGGGAGCCGTCCGCGGCGAACGTCCAACGAGCCGTGGGCGCGGGCATTCTGGGCCTGATGCCGCTTCAGGCGTCGCTCACCGCGGCCGCCGGCGCGCCGAGGGCCGCCGCCGCCCTCGCGGCCGCTCATCCACTGGCCCGCCGGCTCGCGAGACGGGTGTCTCCCACGTGA
- a CDS encoding ribonuclease BN codes for MNRPEHRAHGIWDRLGLAELLRRGKELELMHRSMGFATFALVTLAPLLIVVAAVDPLGHGGFALWLVDGMGLSGRSAQAVTHVISPPRKVVDTTTVWSGALLAPFGLAFASSVQNGYERIWELTSKPWHRIWRQTVWLSMLTGYLYLQVETRTVLEGTARILLSSVAGVLFFLWGPRLLLGHRIRPRELLPGAVATMLGLIGLRWFSTLVFTPLVAANALSYGAVGTVLVVESWLTGVGFVLYGGALLGRHLWHGFGPADESSRRTEPDAPDAEGTGSQAPGAEPAGSEADRQASSPHRTR; via the coding sequence GTGAACCGCCCGGAGCACCGGGCCCACGGCATATGGGACCGGCTCGGCCTCGCGGAGCTCCTGCGGCGCGGCAAGGAGCTGGAGCTGATGCACCGCTCCATGGGCTTCGCCACCTTCGCGCTGGTCACCCTGGCACCGCTGCTGATCGTGGTGGCGGCGGTCGATCCGCTGGGGCACGGCGGATTCGCCCTGTGGCTCGTCGACGGAATGGGCCTGTCGGGTCGCTCCGCGCAGGCCGTCACCCATGTCATCAGCCCGCCCCGCAAGGTGGTCGACACCACGACCGTCTGGAGTGGCGCACTGCTCGCGCCGTTCGGCCTGGCCTTCGCCTCGAGCGTCCAGAACGGCTACGAGAGGATCTGGGAGCTGACCAGCAAGCCGTGGCACCGGATCTGGCGGCAGACGGTCTGGCTCTCCATGCTGACCGGCTATCTCTACCTCCAGGTGGAGACGCGGACGGTCCTGGAGGGCACGGCCCGCATCCTGCTCAGCTCGGTGGCCGGCGTGCTGTTCTTCCTGTGGGGACCGCGGCTCCTCCTCGGCCACCGGATCCGGCCCCGGGAACTCCTTCCCGGCGCCGTCGCCACCATGCTGGGCCTGATCGGCCTGAGGTGGTTCTCCACCCTCGTGTTCACCCCGCTCGTCGCCGCCAACGCGCTCAGCTACGGCGCCGTGGGCACCGTCCTGGTGGTGGAGTCCTGGTTGACCGGCGTCGGATTCGTGCTCTACGGCGGCGCGTTGCTGGGCCGCCATCTGTGGCACGGGTTCGGGCCCGCCGACGAGTCGTCCCGGCGGACCGAGCCGGACGCCCCCGACGCGGAGGGGACCGGCTCTCAGGCGCCGGGCGCGGAACCGGCCGGCTCGGAGGCGGACCGGCAGGCGTCGTCGCCCCACCGGACACGCTGA
- a CDS encoding PucR family transcriptional regulator produces MTERDIPGQYLDGYAQLLADVSATGRRLTRDEIESRRALGERAADAGHALRALISAYLAATRVAWPDTPGSSDSTLAAVQQVVDAFAEGYERAQRLAVRQEEAARREFIDDLLYGRSDLGRLAERAERFGLRLSHAHAVAVAQGPTAYDESAAAPRQVERALIARFGDRSTLVTTKDGRILCIAPGDQEDVLAYFAKQAYAATEGGLVAVGRAQPGAGGVVQSYEEALNTLDLAERLDLDAPVLHAADLLVYPVLTRDRQAMADLVLDALGPLTGARGGAEPLLDTLTAYFDCGCVAAEAARRLSLSVRALTYRLERIHKLTGANPADPAHRYTLQTAVIGARLLDWPAKQL; encoded by the coding sequence GTGACGGAGCGGGACATACCGGGGCAGTATCTGGACGGCTATGCCCAACTCCTGGCGGACGTCTCGGCCACCGGCCGGCGCCTCACCCGCGACGAGATCGAGTCGCGGCGCGCCCTCGGTGAACGGGCCGCCGACGCCGGCCACGCGCTGCGCGCGCTGATCAGCGCGTACCTCGCCGCCACCCGCGTCGCCTGGCCCGACACACCCGGTTCCTCCGACAGCACGCTCGCCGCCGTGCAGCAGGTCGTCGACGCCTTCGCCGAGGGCTACGAACGCGCCCAGCGGCTGGCGGTGCGTCAGGAAGAGGCGGCACGGCGGGAGTTCATCGACGACCTCCTGTACGGCCGCAGCGATCTCGGCCGCCTCGCCGAACGCGCCGAGCGCTTCGGCCTGCGCCTCTCCCACGCACACGCCGTCGCCGTCGCCCAGGGGCCGACCGCGTACGACGAGAGCGCCGCCGCCCCGCGCCAGGTGGAGCGGGCGCTCATCGCCCGCTTCGGCGACCGCAGCACCCTGGTCACCACGAAGGACGGCCGGATTCTGTGCATCGCTCCGGGCGACCAGGAGGACGTGCTCGCCTACTTCGCCAAGCAGGCGTACGCGGCCACGGAGGGCGGACTCGTCGCCGTCGGCCGCGCCCAGCCCGGCGCCGGCGGTGTCGTGCAGTCATACGAGGAGGCCCTCAACACCCTCGACCTGGCCGAGCGCCTCGACCTGGACGCCCCTGTCCTGCACGCCGCCGACCTGCTCGTCTACCCGGTTCTCACCCGCGACCGCCAAGCCATGGCCGATCTCGTCCTGGACGCCCTCGGCCCGCTGACCGGCGCCCGCGGCGGCGCCGAGCCACTCCTCGACACCCTCACCGCCTACTTCGACTGCGGCTGTGTGGCCGCGGAAGCCGCCCGCAGGCTGTCCCTGAGCGTGCGCGCCCTGACGTACCGCCTGGAACGCATCCACAAGCTCACCGGCGCCAACCCGGCCGACCCCGCGCACCGTTACACGCTCCAGACCGCGGTCATCGGCGCCCGGCTGCTCGACTGGCCCGCGAAGCAGCTCTGA
- a CDS encoding glycosyltransferase family 4 protein, which translates to MKVSFLIHNAYGIGGTITTTFNLAQALAEQHDVEVVSALRHREEPTFTLDPRVSLRPLVDLRHEREHPLYQRPARVFPAAEYRYQQYNELTDQRIGAYLESTDADVVIGTRPGLNVHLALQAPQHVVRIGQEHLTLDNHPPALRTALRRAYRRLDALTTVTEADAAAYRRKMRLPGVRVEALPNSVPDPELPAADGTAKVVVAAGRLVPVKRYDLLIEAFALVAAEHPDWKLRIYGTGEEHDRLRQLVTDLALHDNVFLMGAAAPMEAEWVKGSIGAAASNFEPFGMTIVEAMRCGLPVVSTDCPYGPGEIIKDGADGRLVPVGDHGALGAALLELVRDDERRRRMGRTAVENAGRFAPGPVVAQAERLLDEAIAARRTGRRVAPSRGRVNRALISQGFAVRDAAHAAVGSALRTMRRGRG; encoded by the coding sequence ATGAAGGTCTCTTTCCTAATACACAACGCCTACGGGATCGGAGGCACGATCACCACCACGTTCAACCTGGCCCAGGCACTGGCCGAGCAGCACGACGTGGAGGTCGTCTCCGCGCTGCGGCACCGCGAGGAGCCCACCTTCACCCTGGACCCGAGGGTGTCGCTGCGGCCGCTGGTGGACCTGCGCCACGAGCGGGAGCATCCGCTGTATCAGCGGCCGGCGCGGGTCTTCCCGGCCGCCGAGTACCGCTACCAGCAGTACAACGAGCTGACCGACCAGCGGATCGGCGCATACCTGGAGTCGACCGACGCCGACGTGGTCATCGGTACCCGGCCGGGGCTCAACGTGCACCTCGCTCTCCAGGCTCCGCAGCACGTCGTACGCATCGGGCAGGAACACCTCACCCTCGACAACCATCCGCCGGCCCTGCGCACCGCACTGCGCCGCGCCTACCGTCGGCTCGACGCGCTCACCACGGTCACCGAGGCGGACGCCGCCGCCTACCGGCGCAAGATGCGGCTGCCCGGCGTCCGCGTGGAAGCACTTCCGAACAGTGTTCCCGATCCCGAACTGCCCGCCGCCGACGGCACCGCGAAGGTGGTCGTCGCAGCCGGCCGGCTGGTCCCGGTGAAGCGCTATGACCTGCTCATCGAGGCGTTCGCCCTGGTCGCGGCCGAACACCCGGACTGGAAACTGCGCATCTACGGCACGGGCGAGGAGCACGACCGGCTACGGCAGCTCGTGACAGACCTCGCTCTGCACGACAACGTCTTCCTGATGGGCGCGGCGGCTCCTATGGAGGCGGAGTGGGTCAAGGGCTCGATCGGCGCGGCCGCCTCCAACTTCGAGCCGTTCGGCATGACCATCGTCGAGGCGATGCGCTGCGGGCTGCCCGTGGTCAGCACCGACTGCCCGTACGGACCCGGCGAGATCATCAAGGACGGGGCCGACGGCCGGCTCGTGCCGGTGGGGGACCACGGCGCGCTGGGCGCGGCCCTGCTGGAACTCGTCCGCGACGACGAGCGGCGCCGCCGCATGGGCCGCACGGCCGTGGAGAACGCGGGACGGTTCGCCCCCGGCCCTGTGGTCGCACAGGCCGAGCGTCTGCTCGACGAAGCGATCGCGGCCCGCAGGACCGGCCGTCGCGTCGCACCCTCACGCGGCCGCGTGAACCGCGCCCTGATCAGCCAGGGCTTCGCTGTCCGAGACGCCGCCCATGCTGCGGTCGGCAGCGCGCTGCGCACGATGCGACGGGGACGGGGATGA
- a CDS encoding DUF4142 domain-containing protein: MPISRNMAGSVFVFGALGLTLTALAYPAMLGVQTTSTSQDRIIANTQYGPLTEADRDFVVKVRAAGLWEYPLGEIALQRGTTPAMKEAGKHLIVGHSGLDAECRKIAPELGITLPNQASPQQQQFVATAAAANGKEFDSTAVNIMRVTHGQIFPVIAKIRATTKNSLVRQLAVMANSTVLDHITILEKTGLVNFDQVNFQQSTPPKLPKDQLTPPAPQPGSPILTLKPRPDLNIVTASPTPTPTVG; the protein is encoded by the coding sequence ATGCCCATCTCCCGCAACATGGCAGGGTCCGTTTTCGTGTTCGGCGCGTTGGGGCTGACCCTCACCGCCCTCGCGTACCCCGCCATGCTCGGGGTCCAGACAACGTCCACCTCGCAGGACCGCATCATCGCCAACACCCAGTACGGACCGCTGACCGAGGCGGACCGCGACTTCGTCGTCAAGGTGCGCGCGGCCGGGCTGTGGGAGTACCCTCTCGGCGAGATCGCGCTGCAGCGGGGCACGACCCCGGCCATGAAGGAGGCGGGCAAGCACCTCATCGTCGGGCACTCGGGGCTCGACGCGGAGTGCCGCAAGATCGCCCCCGAGCTGGGGATCACCCTGCCGAACCAGGCATCCCCGCAACAGCAGCAGTTCGTGGCGACCGCGGCCGCCGCCAACGGCAAGGAGTTCGACTCCACCGCGGTCAACATCATGCGGGTGACCCACGGCCAGATCTTCCCGGTCATCGCCAAGATCCGGGCCACCACCAAGAACTCGCTGGTGCGCCAGCTGGCCGTGATGGCCAACTCCACCGTCCTCGACCACATCACGATCCTGGAGAAGACAGGGCTGGTCAACTTCGACCAGGTCAACTTCCAGCAGTCCACCCCGCCCAAGCTCCCCAAGGACCAGCTCACCCCGCCCGCGCCGCAGCCGGGCTCCCCCATCCTCACGCTCAAGCCCCGCCCCGACCTGAACATCGTCACCGCCTCACCGACGCCCACCCCGACGGTCGGCTGA